The following nucleotide sequence is from Dialister pneumosintes.
ACAGCCACTGCAATATCTGCAATAGTCGTATCTTCCGTTTCACCGGAACGATGTGATACAACAGCAGTATATCCCGCACGATGTGCCAAAGCAATAGCATCAAATGTTTCTGTTAATGTACCTATTTGATTCACTTTAATCAAAATAGAATTACCTACATGAGCAGAAATTCCTTTTGCCAAACGTTCTGTATTCGTTACAAAAAGATCATCTCCTACAATTTGAATCTTTGCCCCTAAAACAGTAGTAAATTTTTGCCAACCTTCCCAATCTTCTTCATCCAACCCATCTTCAATAGATACAATTGGATAATTATTGATTAAGTATTCATAGTAAGCTACCATTTCTTCTGAAGTTCGTACTTTATTATCGCCTGTCATATGATATTTTCCATCATCTTTATACAGTTCAGATGCTGCAACATCCAGTGCCAAAACAATATCTGTACCTAATTTATAGCCGATTTTTTCCACTGCTTCACAAATAACTTCCAAAGCAGCTTCGTTAGATGGTAAATCCGGTGCAAATCCACCTTCATCCCCAACCGCCGTACTAAGCCCTTTGCTATCCAAAACATTCTTCAAAGAATGATACACTTCTGCACACATGCGAAGCCCTTCAGTGAAAGTATCCGCTCCAACAGGCATAATCATACATTCTTGAATATCTACATTATTGTCAGCATGTGCACCACCATTCATAATATTCATCATGGGAAGAGGAAGTACATGCGCATTAGTTCCACCCAAATATTGGTATAAAGGTAATCCGGAAGATTGAGCTGCTGCTTGAGCTACTGCCAAAGACACACCTAAAATAGCATTGGCACCGAGTCTACTCTTATTTTTTGTTCCATCGAGTGCAATCATCATTTCATCAATACCCCTTTGATCCGTAGCCTCCATACCAATCAAATGAGATGCAATTTCATTATTTACATTTTGAATAGCTTTCAAAACTCCCTTGCCATTGTAACGAGATATATCTCCATCACGCAATTCAGTTGCCTCATACTTACCGGTAGATGCACCGGAAGGAACGGCAGCTCTTGCAAAAGTACCATCTTCTAATATTAAATCCACTTCTATGGTTGGGTTTCCACGTGAATCAAGAATCTCTCTTGCACAAACATCAGTAATGATTGCCATAATTACACTCCTTAAATTTTATTATAAATTTCAATAAACTCAGTAGGTTTTAAACTAGCTCCACCAATTAAAGCACCATCAATATTAGAACAATGCATAAAATCAGTAATATTAGTAATATTTACGCTCCCTCCATATAGGATACGTATCTCTTCTGCTACTTGTTTCCCAAATGCACATGTTAATTCATTTCTTATAAATTTAGCCACTTTTTCAGCATCTGTTGCAGTCGCGGATATGCCGGTACCAATAGCCCAGATAGGTTCATATGCAACAACAATTCTAGAAAGTTCTTTTCTCTTTAAATCAGAAAGTGCTGTAAAAATCTGCTTTCGAATACACTCCTCTGTCATTCCTTCTGTACGGTCTTTTTGTGATTCTCCTACACAAAGAATAGGTATTATATTATGTGATAATGCACAACTTACTTTACGTCGGATAAAATCATTGGATTCGCCTAAAAGAGTTCTTCTTTCAGAATGCCCACAAATAACATATTCACAACGTAATGCTTTTAACATATTCGGTGAAATTTCACCTGTAAAAGCTCCTTTAATCTCAGGATACATATTTTGAGCACCTAGCTTAATAAAGCTATTTTTTAATTTTTCACTTGCAAGTGGAAGAGCAATAAAAGAAGGACAAATTAATAATTCTACCTCTTTTTCTTTCACAGTCATCAATTTATCTAAAATGAAGCCGGCTTCTTCCGGTATCAGATTCATCTTCCAATTTCCTGCAATCAAAGGCTTTCTCAATGAATTTCCTCCTTATCAGAAAGAATTGTTACTCCCGGTAAAATCATTCCTTCTAACATTTCAAGAGATGCACCTCCACCGGTAGACACATGTGAGAATTTATCTCCAATTCCCATTTGATCTACCACCGCTGCTGACTCACCACCGCCAACAACAGTTGTTGCATCAAGATTAGCAACTGCATTAGCTATGGCATGAGTACCTTTAGCAAAAGGTTTCATCTCGAATACACCCATCGGTCCGTTCCAGACCACAGTTTTCATCTTCTTTAAAGTTTCAACATATAACTCAATAGTCTTAGGTCCAATATCCAATGCCATCCATGGATCACTAAATTCTTCAGCAGTTAATACTTTTGTTTGGGCTTTTTCTGAGAATGCATCACCAGCCATAAAATCAACAGGAAGAATTATACGAGAACCAATTTTTTTTGCTCTCTCTTTTAATTCTCTGGCTAAATTAAAACGATCTTTATCTTGCAAAGATTTTCCCATATCATAACCTTCTGCTGCAACAAAAGTATTTGCCATACCACCACCAATTAAAATGACATTCGCTTTTTCCATTAAATTAGCAATAACATGAATTTTATCACTAATTTTAGCCCCACCAATAATAGCTGCAAAAGGTCGAACCGGATGATCTATTACACCGTTAAGAAACTCAATTTCTTTTTTCATTAAAAATCCGGCTACCATAGGTAAGCGTCTTCCAACCCCCACAATAGATGCATGTGAACGATGAGAAGCACCAAAAGCATCATTAACAGCTATATCACAACCTTGTGCCAATTGGTCAGCAAAGGCATCTTCATTCTTCTCTTCCCCTTTATGAAAACGTACATTTTCTAATAAAAGAATTTCTCCTGGAAGAAGACTTTCTTTCATTCTTTGTGTCTCTTCTCCAATACAACAGTTGGCAAACTTAACAGGTTTATTTAAAAGCTGTGATAAACGTTCTGCTACAATCGTTAAAGACAAATCAGACTTAATTTCGCCTTTAGGACGTCCCATGTGGCTGGCAATAATAAGCGAAGCACCTTGATTTAAAAGATATTCCAAGGTAGGAATAGTAGATTTTATTCTTCTATCATCAAGAATATTTCCCTTTTCATCATGGGGCACATTATAGTCAACTCTAACATATACTTTTTTCCCTTGTACTGAGATATCATATATGGTCTTTTTATCCATAATATTAAAGTCCTTTCGCTGCAACATAAGCTACTAAATCAACGGTTCTTTCTGAATAACCCCATTCATTGTCATACCAAACGATAACTTTAACCATATTCTTTTCCATAACCATCGTTAACGTAGAATCAATAGTAGAGGAAACACTGGTTCCCTTAAAATCACTAGATACAAGCGGCTCATCTGTATATGCAAGTATACCTTTTAATTCATTTTCACTAGCTTGCTTTAAAACAGTGTTAATTTCTTCTTTTGTAACTTCTTTTTGATTTAATTCACATACTAAATCAACTAAAGATACATCTGGAGTAGGTACACGAATAGAAAGCCCATTCAATTTACCTTTCATTGCAGGAATAACTAAACCAATAGCTTTAGCGGCACCTGTGCTTGTTGGAATCATGTTTTCTGCTGCTGCACGACCTCTTCTAGGGTCTTTCTTATGTGCTTTTTCTAAGATAGCTTGGTCATTAGTATAAGAATGGACCGTTGTCATAAGCCCTCTCTTAATCCCAAATGCATTATTCAATACTTTAACTACAGGTGCTAAACAATTCGTTGTACAGGATGCATTAGATAAAATGTGATCTGTTTTAGGATTATATATTTCTTCATTAACCCCCATAACAATAGTAGCATCTTCATTCTTAGCCGGTGCAGTAATAATTACTTTTTTTACTGTTCCTTTAATATGCTTTGATGCACTTTCTTTATCTTTAATTTTGCCGGTAGATTCAACAATAATTTGAATTCCTAAAGAAGACCAATCTAAATTAGCAGGATCACGATCATGAAATACTACAATTCGTTTTCCATCAATAAGTAAAGAATCTCCATCAACAATTACTTCACGATCTAAGCGACCATGAATAGTATCATACTTAAGCAAATAAGCCGCTGTTTCAGCACCACTTGGATTATTAATGGCTACAATATCCATGTCATCTCTATCTAACATAGCACGAAATACTAATCTACCGATTCTACCAAATCCGTTGATACCAATTTTTGTTTTAGTCATAATCATCTAATCTCCCATTTGTAATTATTGTTTCTTTACCAACGATAAAATCTGCTTTCCAGCACCTTCATCTGTAATTAGAACCCCTCGAACACCTGCTCTTGCCATAGCTAAAATAGCTTCTCCTTTATTTTTACCTCCGGCTGCAATTAAAACATGTGAAACAGACTGTAAATCATCTGAAGAAAGACCTAAATTATACATTTGATACCTTATTTTTCCATTAATATCTGCATATAACCCAAGAGTCTCTCCACATACCCCCTCATCATGCAATCGTTCACAGACATGTAATGGTAACTTATGAATCTTTGCCATATCTCGTGCATTTTCTATACTAATTGCTAATACATCTGCACGATGAATTAAGGACTCCACTTCTGCAGTATCCGGAACTTCCTCTCTAATTCGCCTAATCAAATTCGGACTAATTCCATCAGGCACATGAAGAAGTTTATAGTTACCTCCTAACTTTTTTGCTGTTTTAGCTGCAATCATATTAGCTTGATAACCTATTTCCGCTCCAAATCCGCCTCTAACAGGCACAACTGTAACCTTCATTGAGCTGGAATCAGCTAATTGCGGAAGTAATTCTGTCATTCTAGAAAGTATAGGACCTCCACCTACGGCAACAATGCTATCATCACGAATAGCACGTGTTAACTCATAAGCCATCTGATATCCTATATTTTTCTGTGTATCCTTGGAAGAATTTGAATCTCCTTTTATAACAATAACCTTTTCCATAGAAAGTATTTTTGTTAATTCTTCTTCCATTTCTTCAACAGTAGGATCTTTATACAAGGCATCAAAAAAGGACAGAAGAAGTGTTTCGCCCTTACGTGATAATGTAATTCCACTAGGGTGTATTTCTATAAGTCCTTGTTCTTTCATAATAGTTAAGTGTGTACGTATAGTAATTTCTGATAACTTAGTAGATACTGCCAACAAATGCCGTCCCACCGGTTTTAACTCTGAAATTTGTTGCAGAATAGAATATCTTTCTTGTGCAACTTGTATTAACTCCGGCACCAGTATCAAAAGCAAATAATCGTCACGCATAATCTACCTCTATACAGTTACTTAGCCCTGATATAATAAATAAAAATCCTGTCAATAGTATAGCACAGACTATATAGTAACTCAACAACAGTATATCTTATAAAAAATAAGTATACTCTATATCAATACTATCTATGTAAGTGACTGAATTCAATTGTTTATAATTACCAATTCTTTATAATAAATTAACCTTACTTGCATACTATATATAAAAAAATATATAATAAAAATGTTCGTTTAAAATAGAAAATAATAAAAGTATATATAAAAATTATAAGGAGTTTTAAATAATGTGGAAAACGAGAATCACAGAACTATTAGGAATTAAATACCCAATTATTTTAGGTGCCATGGCTTATATTTCCGAATCACAACTCGTAGCATCTATTTGTCATGAAGGTGGAACCGGTGTTATTGCCAGTGGCGGATTTTCTGTAGACGAAGTACAACGATATATACATGAAGTACGTGATATGTGCGGAAAACAAGCTGTATTTGGAGTAAATTTAATGCTTCAATCACCAAACAAAGATGACATTGCACAATTAGTATGTGATGAAAAAGTCCCTTTCGTAACTATTGGTGCAGGCAATGCTTCCTCTTATATAAATCCACTTCATCAGGCGGGAATACATGCCTTGGCAATTGTACCTACCGTAAAATTAGCGGAACGTGTACAAGAACGAGGTGCTGATGCAGTCATTATTGAGGGAATGGAAGCAGGTGGACATGATGGAAAATTAACACTCATGGCTTTAATGGAAAATGTTATCCCTTCCTTAGAAATACCCGTTATATCTGCCGGCGGTATTTCTGACGGTCGTGGAATTGCTGCTGCACTTATTATGGGTTCTTCCGGAGTTCAAATAGGAACGCGTTTCCTTCTTGCAGAAGAATGCCAAACACATATAAACTATAAAAATGCTCTCATCCATGCTAACGATAAAGATTCTGTAGTTACAGGTTTTTCTAAAAATGATAGTGTACGTGGGCTTCGTAATGCATTTACCAAGAAATATCTTGAAGCAGAATATGATGGTGCATCTATAGAAGAACTCCGTGCCTTATCTCATGGAACTACAAAAAAAGCGGTCATTGAAGGAGATGTGCAAAATGGATACGTATTAGCAGGAATGTCACTAACCAATCTTAAGAAAATTCAACCTATGAAAGAAATTATGTCAGAGTTAATTGCAGAAACAGAATACACTTTAGAAAAAGCATCTTCTTTACTCAAATAACTTATAACTAAAATGTGGTATACAAATATTTGTATACCACATTTTTACTTTATATTATTTTCCCAAGGTGAAACTTTTACCAGACAAGAAGGACATACATCTTGTAAAAAACATTCCTCACAAGCAGGTTTTCTTGCTTTGCAAATCTTACGTCCATGCCAAATAAGCCAATGATGTGCGGATGACCAATTTTCTTTTGGTATTGCTTTTTGCAGACCTTCTTCTACTTCCAATGGAGTATCTCCAATGGATAATTTTAATCGGTTAGATACACGAAATACATGTGTATCAACTGCAATACCAGGATACCCCCAACATACGCTTCTAACAACATTAGCTGTCTTACGCCCTACTCCCGGCAGTGAAACTAGTGCATCAAAATCTTCCGGAACTTGTCCATCATAATTGTTCAATAATATTCTACACATTTCTAAAATATGCTTTGATTTACTACGATAAAGTCCACAATCATGAATTTCTTTTTCTAATTGTTGTTGTGAAAGTGTAATCATTTTAGCAGGACTATCCAATCTGGGAAAAATACGTTTTGTAATAATATTAACTCTAGCATCAGTACATTGTGCAGATAAAATAGTAGCTACCAATAATGTAAATGGATTGGTATATTCTAATGCTGTTGTATAGTCATGATATACATTTTCCAATCTACGTAACTGTTCCGTCTTTATCGCTTTAGTAACTCTCATAACTCTCCATTTTAATGCCTAAGTAAATAATCATGTGCTGCCAAAGCCGCTGCTGCTCCTTCACCGGCAGCAATTACTACTTGTTTATCTTTACGATCGGTAACATCTCCTGCAGCAAATAACCCGGAAATATTTGTAACTCCATATTTATCACTAATAATTTCTCCCGATTTATTAGTAGTAACACTTTCAGGAAGATAACCATTGTTAGGAATTCCACCTGCTTCTATAAAAATACCATCAAGAGATATAGAAGACTCTTCTTCTGTAAGATTATTTCTTATATCTATCCCAACTACTTTATCTTCACCTATAATTTTAACCGGAGAATATCCTAGCATAACTTTTATATTTGGTAACTTATTTAACCTAGAAACTAAAATTTCTGAAGCTCGTATCTTACTACGTACTAACAAATATACCTGTTTGGATATAGAAGCCATTTCAATAGCAGCTTGAATAGCACTATCACCACCACCAACTACTGCTGTCACTTTATTCTTGTAAAAAGGACCATCACAAGTTGCACAATAACTTACACCACGTCCTGTTAATCGCGATTCCCCGTCAATATTCAATGTACGATTTCGTTTACCGGCAGTTACAATTACAGTTTTACCAATAATTTGTTTTCCATCATCAAGTTCCACACTAAAATGACCATCAGGTAATCTTTTTAATTTCTCAACAGAAGCCATTTCAAATGACACCGGATATTTTCTTACATGGCTTTCCATTTTATCTGATAAATCAAAACCTAATATCGATTCAAATCCCGGATAATTTTCAATTTCATTAGTCAATAACATTTGCCCACCGATATCAGGAGAAATAAGCACAGTAGACATTTCTTTGCGAATAGCATATAACGCTGCAGTAAGTCCTGCCGGACCTCCTCCAATTACGATAGTATCATATATAGTCATAATTTTACCTCTTATTTAAATATAATATAATTTTATATTTTGATTATATCGTTTTTTATCGATATAGTCAAGTGAACTATTCACAAAAAAATCCTCAATTCATTATAGAACTGAGGATTTTCCTTTTACTTTACAACAATATTAACAATCTTTTTAGGCACTACTATAACTTTAACAATTGTTTTTCCTTCTATAAATTTTTGAATAGCTGAAAGAGTTTTTGCTTTGTACTCAATCTCCTCTTTTTCCATAGCAATAGGCACGGACATAACTGTTCGTACACGCCCATTAACCTGTATTGCCAATTCTACTTCATCTACCGTCAATGCAGATGAGTCTACAACAACCCATTCAGCATCATGTACACTGCTCTCTTCCGCTCCTAATTTCTGCCAAAGTTCTTCTGTAATATGAGGAACAAAAGGCGCCAATAAAATCAATAAACTGCGTACTATTTCTTTTTTAAAACCTTCCGCTATAGATGAATGACTTTCTGCATATGAATACATTTCATTCACTAATTCCATAATAGAGCTGATTGCTGTATTAAAATTAAATTTTCCATCTAAATCCTCTGTAACTTTAGCAATTGTTTTATGCAGGCGACGTCTTAATTTTATTTGATCAGAACAAAGTGTGTTTTCTTGATAATTATCCATATCGAGATACTTCTCAACAATAGCCCAAACTCTCTTTAAGAAACGGTAAGAGCCTTCTACACCTTGATCACTCCAATTTAAGTCACGTTCCGGTGGTGCAGCAAATAAAATAAACAAACGTGCTGTATCTGCACCGTACTTAGCAACTATTTCTTCCGGACTTACTACATTACCAACCGATTTACTCATCTTCCCGCCATCTTTGAGAACCATACCTTGGCAAAGTAAATTCGTAAACGGCTCTATGCAATTTACCAATCCTTCATCATATAACACTTTTACAAAGAAACGAGAATACAATAAATGTAAAATTGCATGCTCAATACCACCAATATATTGATCTACAGACATCCAATAATTTACTTTCTCTTTATCAAATGGCTGCTTTTCATTATGTGCATCACAATAACGTAAGAAATACCAAGAGGAATCTACAAATGTATCCATAGTATCGGTTTCACGAAGTGCAGCCCCGCCACATTTAGGACACTTACACTGCAAGAAAGACTCGCTTGTTTGAAGAGGTGATACCGCACCGGAAACAAATTCCACATCTTCAGGAAGACGTACAGGTAAATCCTTTTCAGGAACTAATACTGAACCACAAGTTGGGCAATTAATAATCGGAATCGGACAACCCCAATAACGTTGACGAGAAATAAGCCAATCACGAAGTCTATAATTTACTTTCTCTTTCCCAATTCCCATCTTTTCCATCTTGTTAATAATAGATACTCTAGCTTCTGCTGATGATTGTCCTGTAAATTCCTCGGAGTCTACTAAATAACCATCTTCCACATATGCTGCATCCATATCATCTAATGCAAGATTCTTTTCTTGATTTTGAATAGTTAATTTAATTGGTAAATTATATTTCTTAGCAAACTCCCAGTCACGCTGATCACCTTCCGGCATCGCCATTACAGCTCCAGTGCCATATTCGGACAAAACATAATTAGCAATCCAAATAGGAACACGCTCTCCATTCATTGGATTCGTAGCATAGCTACCTGTAAACATTCCTAATTTTTCAACACCTTCTGCTGTTCTTTCAATATCACTTTGATTCTTTACTTTATCAATAAAAACATTAAGTTCTTCTTTATTAGGATTGTTAGCAATCAGAGCAGACACGATTGGATGTTCAGGTGCCAACACGATATAAGTTACGCCAAAAACAGTATCTACTCGTGTGGTATAAACAGAAATTTTTTCTTCCATACCTTCTACATCAAAAGCAAATTCAACACCGGTTGACTTACCTATCCAATTTTTCTGCATGCTTTTAACACGTTCCGGCCATCCCGGCATATGATTTAAATCTTCGAGAAGTCTATCCGCATAATCTGTAATTTTTAAAAACCACTGTGCTAAATTTTTCTTAATTACCGAATTCTTACAGCGCCAGCACTTTCCATCCTCTACTTGTTCATTTGCTAAAACGGTATGACAAGTATCGCACCAGTTAACTTTTGCTTCTTTCTTATATACCAGTCCTTTATTATAAAAAATTTCAAAAAGTTTTTGTGTATGTTTATAATAATCTTCTCTACAAGTCACCACTTCTCTATTCCAATCATAAGAAAGACCCAATTCACGTTGTTGACGAGTCATATTTTCTATGTTTGAATAAGTCCATTGAGCAGGAGCTACCCCATTTTTTATAGCCGCATTTTCTGCAGGCATACCAAATGCATCATATCCTATTGGATGTAATACATTAAACCCTTGCATTTTTTTGAATCTAGCAACTACATCACCAATAGAATAATTTCGAACATGTCCCATATGAAGATTTCCTGACGGATAAGGGAACATTTCTAAAACATAATATTTCTCCTTATTAGAGTCTTCTTTTGTTTCAAAAGCATTCGTATCCAACCAGTATTTTTGCCATTTCTTTTCAATTTCTTGCGGAACATATTTGTCTGACATTCGTATCACCTTCCATAATTTATTCTATTAAAATAAAGAAAGCATAGCTTTATTAATAGATAATAACTACCTTATTATATAAAATCAATTATATAATTAAGAAAATTTCACGTCAACTAATAGGAAAAACAAAGATAACATTCTATTTCTACACAATATGTATCTTCATAATGATATAATTTTCATATACCATGTAATATACAAAATAAATTCATTTTTCTTTTTGTATTTTGTTAAAGAAAGGTAAATTAAAATGCACCAATATCTTTTCTTTATTGGTAATTGGCCAATTCGATTTTATGGAATATTTTTTTCATTAGGTATTATTTCCGGATGTATTATGGCTTATTTTCTTCTAAAAAAAGAAAATAAAGAATGGGCTAAACACATATTCGATTTAGGTATAACTATCGCTTTTTGGGGAATTCTCGGTGGACGACTTTGGGATGTATTCTTTTTTGATTGGGAATATTACCATAATCACCTTTCTGAAATATTCTATGTATGGCAAGGTGGTATGGCTATTCAAGGAGGACTATTGTTTGCTATAATTGCTGCTTATTTCTTCCTTAAGCAAAAAAATATTCCTATTTTATCTTTTGCCGATACAATCGCTCCTGCCATTATTTTAGGACAATCTGTAGGGCGTATTGCCAATTTTATGAATGGCGACGCATTCGGACATCCCACGGGAATGAACTTTGGCCTACTATATCCTAATACAACACTTGCCTATCAAACCTATGGTTCTCAACC
It contains:
- a CDS encoding phosphoglycerate kinase, translating into MDKKTIYDISVQGKKVYVRVDYNVPHDEKGNILDDRRIKSTIPTLEYLLNQGASLIIASHMGRPKGEIKSDLSLTIVAERLSQLLNKPVKFANCCIGEETQRMKESLLPGEILLLENVRFHKGEEKNEDAFADQLAQGCDIAVNDAFGASHRSHASIVGVGRRLPMVAGFLMKKEIEFLNGVIDHPVRPFAAIIGGAKISDKIHVIANLMEKANVILIGGGMANTFVAAEGYDMGKSLQDKDRFNLARELKERAKKIGSRIILPVDFMAGDAFSEKAQTKVLTAEEFSDPWMALDIGPKTIELYVETLKKMKTVVWNGPMGVFEMKPFAKGTHAIANAVANLDATTVVGGGESAAVVDQMGIGDKFSHVSTGGGASLEMLEGMILPGVTILSDKEEIH
- the eno gene encoding phosphopyruvate hydratase, whose product is MAIITDVCAREILDSRGNPTIEVDLILEDGTFARAAVPSGASTGKYEATELRDGDISRYNGKGVLKAIQNVNNEIASHLIGMEATDQRGIDEMMIALDGTKNKSRLGANAILGVSLAVAQAAAQSSGLPLYQYLGGTNAHVLPLPMMNIMNGGAHADNNVDIQECMIMPVGADTFTEGLRMCAEVYHSLKNVLDSKGLSTAVGDEGGFAPDLPSNEAALEVICEAVEKIGYKLGTDIVLALDVAASELYKDDGKYHMTGDNKVRTSEEMVAYYEYLINNYPIVSIEDGLDEEDWEGWQKFTTVLGAKIQIVGDDLFVTNTERLAKGISAHVGNSILIKVNQIGTLTETFDAIALAHRAGYTAVVSHRSGETEDTTIADIAVAVNAGQIKTGAPARTERVAKYNQLLRIEEDLGNHAMFGSCKINKLVADK
- the lgt gene encoding prolipoprotein diacylglyceryl transferase: MHQYLFFIGNWPIRFYGIFFSLGIISGCIMAYFLLKKENKEWAKHIFDLGITIAFWGILGGRLWDVFFFDWEYYHNHLSEIFYVWQGGMAIQGGLLFAIIAAYFFLKQKNIPILSFADTIAPAIILGQSVGRIANFMNGDAFGHPTGMNFGLLYPNTTLAYQTYGSQPLWPAEVWECQGDLLIFVFLILYSCEKRPKGTIFSLYLMLYSILRFFLEYFRGDYQILLWGLKSAQITAVIGFLCACTAFIYFYIKDLHITKKR
- a CDS encoding nitronate monooxygenase, which produces MWKTRITELLGIKYPIILGAMAYISESQLVASICHEGGTGVIASGGFSVDEVQRYIHEVRDMCGKQAVFGVNLMLQSPNKDDIAQLVCDEKVPFVTIGAGNASSYINPLHQAGIHALAIVPTVKLAERVQERGADAVIIEGMEAGGHDGKLTLMALMENVIPSLEIPVISAGGISDGRGIAAALIMGSSGVQIGTRFLLAEECQTHINYKNALIHANDKDSVVTGFSKNDSVRGLRNAFTKKYLEAEYDGASIEELRALSHGTTKKAVIEGDVQNGYVLAGMSLTNLKKIQPMKEIMSELIAETEYTLEKASSLLK
- a CDS encoding sugar-binding transcriptional regulator; translated protein: MRDDYLLLILVPELIQVAQERYSILQQISELKPVGRHLLAVSTKLSEITIRTHLTIMKEQGLIEIHPSGITLSRKGETLLLSFFDALYKDPTVEEMEEELTKILSMEKVIVIKGDSNSSKDTQKNIGYQMAYELTRAIRDDSIVAVGGGPILSRMTELLPQLADSSSMKVTVVPVRGGFGAEIGYQANMIAAKTAKKLGGNYKLLHVPDGISPNLIRRIREEVPDTAEVESLIHRADVLAISIENARDMAKIHKLPLHVCERLHDEGVCGETLGLYADINGKIRYQMYNLGLSSDDLQSVSHVLIAAGGKNKGEAILAMARAGVRGVLITDEGAGKQILSLVKKQ
- the leuS gene encoding leucine--tRNA ligase, with product MSDKYVPQEIEKKWQKYWLDTNAFETKEDSNKEKYYVLEMFPYPSGNLHMGHVRNYSIGDVVARFKKMQGFNVLHPIGYDAFGMPAENAAIKNGVAPAQWTYSNIENMTRQQRELGLSYDWNREVVTCREDYYKHTQKLFEIFYNKGLVYKKEAKVNWCDTCHTVLANEQVEDGKCWRCKNSVIKKNLAQWFLKITDYADRLLEDLNHMPGWPERVKSMQKNWIGKSTGVEFAFDVEGMEEKISVYTTRVDTVFGVTYIVLAPEHPIVSALIANNPNKEELNVFIDKVKNQSDIERTAEGVEKLGMFTGSYATNPMNGERVPIWIANYVLSEYGTGAVMAMPEGDQRDWEFAKKYNLPIKLTIQNQEKNLALDDMDAAYVEDGYLVDSEEFTGQSSAEARVSIINKMEKMGIGKEKVNYRLRDWLISRQRYWGCPIPIINCPTCGSVLVPEKDLPVRLPEDVEFVSGAVSPLQTSESFLQCKCPKCGGAALRETDTMDTFVDSSWYFLRYCDAHNEKQPFDKEKVNYWMSVDQYIGGIEHAILHLLYSRFFVKVLYDEGLVNCIEPFTNLLCQGMVLKDGGKMSKSVGNVVSPEEIVAKYGADTARLFILFAAPPERDLNWSDQGVEGSYRFLKRVWAIVEKYLDMDNYQENTLCSDQIKLRRRLHKTIAKVTEDLDGKFNFNTAISSIMELVNEMYSYAESHSSIAEGFKKEIVRSLLILLAPFVPHITEELWQKLGAEESSVHDAEWVVVDSSALTVDEVELAIQVNGRVRTVMSVPIAMEKEEIEYKAKTLSAIQKFIEGKTIVKVIVVPKKIVNIVVK
- a CDS encoding NAD(P)/FAD-dependent oxidoreductase yields the protein MTIYDTIVIGGGPAGLTAALYAIRKEMSTVLISPDIGGQMLLTNEIENYPGFESILGFDLSDKMESHVRKYPVSFEMASVEKLKRLPDGHFSVELDDGKQIIGKTVIVTAGKRNRTLNIDGESRLTGRGVSYCATCDGPFYKNKVTAVVGGGDSAIQAAIEMASISKQVYLLVRSKIRASEILVSRLNKLPNIKVMLGYSPVKIIGEDKVVGIDIRNNLTEEESSISLDGIFIEAGGIPNNGYLPESVTTNKSGEIISDKYGVTNISGLFAAGDVTDRKDKQVVIAAGEGAAAALAAHDYLLRH
- the nth gene encoding endonuclease III, with product MRVTKAIKTEQLRRLENVYHDYTTALEYTNPFTLLVATILSAQCTDARVNIITKRIFPRLDSPAKMITLSQQQLEKEIHDCGLYRSKSKHILEMCRILLNNYDGQVPEDFDALVSLPGVGRKTANVVRSVCWGYPGIAVDTHVFRVSNRLKLSIGDTPLEVEEGLQKAIPKENWSSAHHWLIWHGRKICKARKPACEECFLQDVCPSCLVKVSPWENNIK
- the gap gene encoding type I glyceraldehyde-3-phosphate dehydrogenase produces the protein MTKTKIGINGFGRIGRLVFRAMLDRDDMDIVAINNPSGAETAAYLLKYDTIHGRLDREVIVDGDSLLIDGKRIVVFHDRDPANLDWSSLGIQIIVESTGKIKDKESASKHIKGTVKKVIITAPAKNEDATIVMGVNEEIYNPKTDHILSNASCTTNCLAPVVKVLNNAFGIKRGLMTTVHSYTNDQAILEKAHKKDPRRGRAAAENMIPTSTGAAKAIGLVIPAMKGKLNGLSIRVPTPDVSLVDLVCELNQKEVTKEEINTVLKQASENELKGILAYTDEPLVSSDFKGTSVSSTIDSTLTMVMEKNMVKVIVWYDNEWGYSERTVDLVAYVAAKGL
- the tpiA gene encoding triose-phosphate isomerase, whose translation is MRKPLIAGNWKMNLIPEEAGFILDKLMTVKEKEVELLICPSFIALPLASEKLKNSFIKLGAQNMYPEIKGAFTGEISPNMLKALRCEYVICGHSERRTLLGESNDFIRRKVSCALSHNIIPILCVGESQKDRTEGMTEECIRKQIFTALSDLKRKELSRIVVAYEPIWAIGTGISATATDAEKVAKFIRNELTCAFGKQVAEEIRILYGGSVNITNITDFMHCSNIDGALIGGASLKPTEFIEIYNKI